One Purpureocillium takamizusanense chromosome 1, complete sequence genomic window carries:
- a CDS encoding uncharacterized protein (EggNog:ENOG503Q31U~COG:S) — MTTPQVPYRQIRALYDDDTVTVYQAYKRSIADAAVKEQRLNASPDFRPGRMTWIKPSWAWMMYRAGYSFKDPRQERILALKMKHHHFLALLERGVLSTHKPAAGEPQDTARDRTTEVRIQWDPERTPKLDVLPYRSIQIGVPGSLSTTWAAEWVDSIQDVTETARRLKETIDQRPDISTEELVQLGLVPEERPLAVSRELAVILRMDVATTSDGSQD, encoded by the coding sequence ATGACCACGCCGCAAGTGCCATATCGCCAGATCCGCGCCctctacgacgacgacaccgtcaCGGTATACCAAGCGTACAAGCgctccatcgccgacgctgctgtcAAGGAGCAGAGGCTCAATGCCTCGCCCGACTTTCGCCCTGGCCGCATGACCTGGATCAAGCCCAGCTGGGCATGGATGATGTATCGTGCCGGGTACTCCTTCAAGGACCCCCGACAGGAGCGCATTCTGGCCCTCAAGATGAAACACCACCACTTCCTTGCCCTGCTGGAGCGCGGCGTTCTGTCCACCcacaagcccgccgccggagagCCGCAAGACACGGCTCGTGACCGGACCACCGAGGTCAGGATCCAGTGGGATCCCGAGCGCACGCCCAAGCTAGACGTCCTTCCCTACCGCAGTATACAGATTGGCGTCCCGGGCTCACTCAGCACCACATGGGCCGCCGAGTGGGTCGATTCCATTCAAGACGTGACGGAAACAGCGAGGCGCCTGAAGGAGACTATCGACCAGCGCCCCGACATTAGCACAGAGGAGCTTGTCCAGCTCGGGCTCGTCCCTGAAGAGCGCCCGCTTGCAGTCTCTCGCGAGCTGGCAGTCATACTGCGCATGGACGTTGCGACCACCTCAGATGGATCCCAAGACTAG
- the RTG2 gene encoding retrograde regulation protein 2 (EggNog:ENOG503NU0J~COG:F~COG:P~TransMembrane:1 (o490-508i)) — protein sequence MTPPHVVTLDNLSTQLQPWRPDDDSHLYAIVDMGSNGIRFSITSLAPPTTRLLVPVYSARAAISLFDALTPSPSGLVFPSETMDAVGSALSRFHQIALLHGVPPSQILILATEAMRRAANASQMLTSIAKATDGLAVQILDPSVETLFGAVMGSRSGLVDVKGGALFLDLGGGSVQMTWVDTSQAHYELHAALAGESLPYGAAKLTRVLEEQPPEIHQAEIGTLEEGIDCIYANLCSRFPALQAIKSAHDRGESASVDVYMCGGGFRGYGSMLMHNDPISPYPISSINSYSVSGRVFRQTSEMRRLNREYDGKIFGMSKRRRRQFPAIATVIEAFIAAVPNIGRVTFCGGSNRQGVLMMKLPPEVRESNPLDVLAQVSEQERPMFDAVLRLLQAALPDMHPTTPTPISLGLGPLLIRRIWDRCGYDSNTNASFALHDAVTRNPDCPGLTHLTRAILGLAVCARWGTGVGPADEQLFMGLRRIADDHDRDASFWALYLGAVCGVLANIFPVMPQEPEQLLSAITFHAVVEPGKSSKRDKVFLSMGLASKYQGNVDPEALADGFQSALSNKGDKTQFKTSFRATSLS from the exons ATGACGCCCCCCCACGTCGTCACGCTGGACAACTTGTCCACACAGCTACAACCATGGCGAccggacgacgacagccaCCTCTACGCAATTGTTGACATGGGGAG CAATGGCATTCGCTTCTCCATCACATCCTTGGCCCCTCCAACAACACGCCTGCTCGTCCCGGTCTACTCTGCTCGCGCAGCCATTTCCTTGTTTGACGCGCTGACACCGTCGCCTTCGGGACTGGTCTTTCCGTCTGAGACAATGGATGCTGTCGGGTCCGCGCTCTCTCGGTTCCATCAGATCGCTCTCCTCCATGGCGTTCCACCCTCCCAGATCCTCATATTGGCCACAGAGGCaatgcgccgcgccgccaacgctTCGCAGATGCTCACCTCCATTGCCAAGGCGACTGATGGCTTAGCTGTCCAGATCCTCGACCCGTCTGTCGAGACCCTTttcggcgccgtcatgggATCAAGGAGCGGACTGGTTGATGTAAAGGGTGGAGCCCTGTTCCTCGACCTGGGCGGTGGCAGTGTACAAATGACTTGGGTCGATACAAGCCAAGCCCACTATGAACTTCATGCCGCCCTGGCTGGCGAGAGTCTGCCTTATGGAGCCGCAAAACTGACACGGGTGCTCGAGGAACAACCTCCCGAGATCCATCAAGCCGAAATCGGTACCCTGGAAGAGGGCATCGACTGCATATACGCAAACCTGTGCTCCAGGTTCCCCGCCCTGCAGGCCATCAAATCCGCACATGATAGAGGAGAGAGCGCCAGCGTTGACGTTTACATGTGTGGAGGGGGCTTTCGAGGCTACGGAAGCATGCTGATGCACAACGACCCCATTTCCCCGTATCCGATCAGCTCCATCAACTCCTACTCCGTGTCAGGACGAGTGTTCAGGCAGACTTCCGAGATGAGACGGCTCAACCGAGAATACGACGGCAAAATCTTTGGCATGTCAaagaggcggcgccgacagtTCCCTgccatcgccaccgtcaTTGAGGCATTCATTGCAGCTGTCCCTAACATTGGTAGGGTGACGTTCTGTGGAGGCTCAAACAGGCAAGGGGTCCTGATGATGAAGCTGCCACCGGAAGTTCGGGAGAGTAACCCTCTCGATGTTCTGGCCCAAGTTTCGGAGCAGGAGAGGCCCATGttcgacgccgtcctgcgcctGCTTCAGGCGGCCTTGCCTGATATGCACCCTACCACACCCACTCCGATCTCGCTAGGCTTGGGCCCACTGTTGATTCGACGCATCTGGGATCGTTGCGGCTATGATAGCAACACGAATGCCTCATTTGCTTTGCATGATGCGGTCACGCGCAATCCTGATTGCCCAGGCCTCACCCACCTCACGCGAGCCATCCTTGGCCTAGCAGTTTGCGCTAGATGGGGCACAGGTGTTGGGCCCGCAGATGAGCAGCTTTTCATGGGTCTGCGTCGGATTGCCGACGATCATGACAGAGATGCTTCGTTCTGGGCATTATACCTGGGGGCCGTCTGCGGCGTTCTTGCCAACATCTTTCCCGTCATGCCCCAGGAGCCAGAACAGCTTCTAAGCGCAATCAC TTTTCATGCGGTTGTTGAACCGGGCAAAAGCAGCAAAAGGGACAAGGTTTTTCTGAGCATGGGCCTTGCGTCCAAGTATCAAGGAAACGTCGACCCAGAGGCACTCGCGGACGGGTTTCAGTCTGCTTTGAGCAACAAGGGAGACAAAACGCAATTCAAGACATCTTTTAGGGCCACATCGCTGTCATGA
- a CDS encoding uncharacterized protein (COG:U~EggNog:ENOG503NY9E~BUSCO:EOG0926499W), with the protein MAPPEQPTGDEVSTSPPAGHAVDAPETTSGRDHKPGSDDRAGAPEVPPQATASSHDAIRPVSSTHDDADVASASEPEPRLAAAAAGSQSPSTIMPAGTRSTDEAPQDTMLRPSTPVKGKQPATSSDQPFDAMGSSVATLKASTPTPLNDANSQFLTAEPSSYIDPTPATPRTSQPPSRTPSHARSVQSDDDQSPFRSDEDKRYTSEDEQDGGSRSEIQSIMEQFSEAGGGPGEDEVMSPRLEITSPILGGTMQHPPRKSSLEPLAPSLSSQLHDFNALRLSTSSPAAVGADERSPDEEGPPVPPKDGAFGTPPRPKGERKASLVASPASPPLQMHRPPPPEPEPEPSLPFDFHRFLEQLRNKKADPVARYLKSFLSEFGKKQWMVHEQVKIISDFLAFIANKMMQCEVWRDVSDAEFDNAREGMEKLVMNRLYTQTFSPAIAPPKPIPGAKPKKRGGDIPMGPGRRGQHQEDVERDDILTQKINIYGWVKEDHLDIPPVGESGRRFLKLAQQELLKIKSYRAPRDKIICVLNCSKVIFGLLKHNKSDSSADSFMPLLIYVVLQSNPEHLVSNVQYILRFRNQEKLGGEAGYYLSSLMGAIQFIENMDRSSLTISDDEFEKNVEAAVSAIAERHQAISPVITQQATFNEKHPLHPPGESFSRPSTDSAEGAPPRHSTSSYDGESRDDGAAISGILRTIQKPLSTIGRIFSDEGGSSSSTPGSAPRSPAPPEPSQPHARHHREEGGEEARRHASGRHVLSAEEAAARQASAEVAEAQRLQRAEHANVVETLSGMFPDLDREIISDVVYQKEGRVGLAVDACLALST; encoded by the exons ATGGCTCCGCCGGAGCAGCccacgggcgacgaggtttccacaagcccgcccgccggccatgCTGTGGATGCTCCCGAGACGACATCAGGCCGAGACCACAAGCCCGGGTCCGATGACCGCGCTGGCGCTCCAGAGGTGCCCCCCCAGGCCACAGCCTCTTCCCACGACGCCATTCGCCCCGTCTCCTCCAcgcacgacgatgccgacgtaGCTTCCGCGAGCGAGCCCGAGCcacggctggctgctgctgctgctggctccCAGTCGCCGTCCACCATCATGCCCGCCGGCACCCGCTcgacggacgaggcgccCCAAGACACCATGCTTCGTCCCTCTACACccgtcaagggcaagcagCCCGCCACGAGCTCAGACCAGCCCTTCGATGCCATGGGCTCCTCGGTAGCCACCCTCAAGGCCTCCACGCCTACTCCCCTCAACGATGCAAACTCGCAGTTCCTCACCGCCGAGCCCTCGAGTTACATCGATCCGACGCCCGCCACACCGCGAACATCACAGCCTCCATCGCGGACTCCCTCGCATGCCAGGTCCGTTCAGTCCGACGATGACCAATCCCCCTTCAGgtccgacgaggacaagcgGTACAcgagcgaggacgagcaagATGGCGGCTCGCGCTCCGAGATCCAGAGCATCATGGAGCAGTTTagcgaagccggcggcggccccggcgaggacgaggtcatGAGCCCTAGGTTGGAGATCACCTCccccatcctcggcggcaccATGCAGCACCCTCCCCGCAAATCCAGCCTCGAGCCGCTCGCCCCTTCCCTCTCCAGCCAGTTGCACGACTTCAACGCCTTGCGCTTGAGCACCTcgtcccccgccgccgtgggtgCCGACGAACGTTCTCCGGACGAAGAGGGGCCCCCTGTCCCCCCCAAAGACGGAGCGTTTGGCACTCCTCCGCGACCCAAGGGCGAGCGCAAGGCCTCTCTCGTCGCATCCCCTGCCTCGCCCCCGCTCCAGATGcaccgccctcctccaccggagcccgagcccgagccgtCTCTCCCGTTCGATTTCCACCGGTTCCTGGAGCAGCTGCGAAATAAGAAGGCCGACCCCGTGGCAAGATATCTTAAGTCGTTCTTGTCCGAGTTTGGGAAAAAGCAGTGGATGGTTCACGAGCAGGTCAAGATCATTAGCGATTTCCTGGCCTTCATCGCCAACAAGATGATGCAGTGCGAGGTTTGGAGGGATGTATCCGACGCCGAGTTCGACAATGCCCGCGAGGGTATGGAGAAGCTGGTCATGAACAGGCTCTACACGCAGACCTTCTCCCCGGCCATTGCGCCCCCCAAGCCTATCCCCGGGGCCAAACCAAAGAAAAGAGGGGGGGATATTCCCATGGggcccggccgtcgcggacaACACCAGGAAGACGTCGAGAGGGATGACATTCTCACACAGAAAATCAACATATACGGATGGGTCAAGGAGGACCACCTCGACATTCCGCCCGTTGGCGagagcggccgccgctttCTGAAACTAGCACAACAAG AGCTTTTAAAGATCAAGTCATACAGAGCGCCGCGGGACAAGATAATCTGTGTCCTCAACTGCTCCAAGGTCATTTTTG GCCTGCTCAAGCACAACAAGTCGGACTCGTCGGCCGATTCCTTCATGCCCTTACTAATCTATGTCGTGCTGCAGTCCAATCCCGAGCACTTGGTGTCTAATGTTCAGTACATTCTGAGGTTTCGGAACCAGGAGAAGctcggaggcgaggcgggatACTACCTGTCTTCTCTT ATGGGGGCAATCCAGTTCATCGAAAACATGGACCGTTCGTCCCTGACCATTTCCGACGACGAATTTGAGAAGAatgtcgaggctgccgtcTCCGCCATCGCAGAGCGGCATCAGGCCATCTCTCCCGTCATCACGCAGCAAGCCACCTTCAACGAGAAGCACCCCCTGCATCCGCCGGGGGAGTCTTTCAGCAGACCATCAACTGATAGTGCAGAGGgggcgcctcctcggcaCTCAACATCCTCATACGACGGCGAATCAcgggacgacggggccgctATATCGGGAATCCTGCGGACAATTCAGAAGCCCCTATCAACGATCGGCCGCATCTTCTCTGACGAGGGcggctcatcgtcgtcaacgccagGCAGCGCGCCTCGTTCACCTGCGCCCCCTGAGCCATCTCAGCCCCATGCGCGACATCATCGGGAAGAGGGCGGAGAGGAGGCCCGGCGACACGCGTCGGGCCGGCACGTGCTTTCGGCCGAGGAAGCGGCTGCCAGACAGGCCagcgccgaggtcgccgaggcgcagcggcTACAGCGCGCTGAGCACGCCAATGTCGTCGAGACGCTGTCGGGCATGTTTCCGGATCTGGACCGCGAGATCATTAGCGACGTGGTTTACCAGAAGGAGGGAAG GGTTGGcttggccgtcgacgctTGTCTTGCATTATCCACATAG
- a CDS encoding uncharacterized protein (EggNog:ENOG503NVM2~COG:Q): MTSDFNKESEIPVSKQSFPGKDRDMPAPEPTRDQLPTAGGGGGKETYRAAGKLKGKRALITGGDSGIGAATAVLFAREGAADSTIAYLPEEEDDAQDTRRQVEELGARCHLVAVDLTRREDCQRVVDFAVEKMGGIDILFNNAAYQMMVEDIADLPEEQWVRTFNTNIHSFFYVSKYTLKHMKPGSTIINNASINAYIGRPDLLDYTSTKGAVVSFTRGLSNQYLGKGIRVNAVAPGPG, translated from the exons ATGACATCCGACTTCAATAAAG AAAGCGAGATCCCCGTCTCGAAGCAGTCCTTCCCGGGCAAGGACCGCGACATGCccgcgccggagccgacgcGCGACCAGCTccccacggcgggcggcggcggcggcaaggagacgtaccgggcggcgggcaagctcaagggcaaACGGGCGCTCatcacgggcggcgacagcggcatcggggccgcgacggcggtgctcttcgcgcgcgagggcgccgccgactcgacCATCGCGTACCtccccgaggaggaggacgacgcgcaggacacgcgccgccaggtcgaggagctgggcgcgaGGTgccacctcgtcgccgtggacCTGACCCGCCGCGAGGACTGCCAAAGGGTGGTCGACTTTGCCGTGGAGAAGATGGGCGGCATCGATATTCTGTTTAACAACGCGGCCT ACCAGATGATGGTCGAGGACATCGCGGACCTGCCCGAGGAGCAGTGGGTGCGCACCTTCAACACCAACATCCACTCCTTCTTCTACGTCTCCAAGTACACGCTCAAGCACATGAAGCCCGGGTccaccatcatcaacaacgccTCCATCAACGCCTACATCGGCCGGCCCGACCTCCTCGACTACACGTCCACAaagggcgccgtcgtgtccTTTACGCGGGGCCTGAGCAACCAGTAcctcggcaagggcatccgcgtcaacgccgtcgcgccgggTCCAGGTTAG
- a CDS encoding uncharacterized protein (TransMembrane:7 (n13-21c26/27o361-393i414-434o440-462i502-522o528-547i559-578o590-619i)~COG:G~EggNog:ENOG503NYNJ~SECRETED:SignalP(1-26~SECRETED:cutsite=AWA-GQ~SECRETED:prob=0.4694)) — MGHSRSGWSFWKGSIIAGTLASHAWAGQILKTDGFSDCGHDSTIKVDKVDIRYNNDNKTVIFDVAGSSAKEQNVTALLNVTAYGNQVYSNKFNPCDKGTFVQQLCPVPAGTFAARGNQQIPPQFADMVPSIAFQVPDIAAQATLQLLSLDGGNKVACIQSQVSNGKTANVPAVQYVAAGVAGAALLVTGVSAVGAVLSGGGAASGAGAGTVSPSFTEVAGWFQGMAMNGMLSVNYPPIYRSFAKNFAFSTGLIPWAGLQSSIDSFRAKTGGNLTEDNVEFLKNATLIYPDGSTVSPNQGFFKFKRAMGELATLVVREIETSVNKSSPANNDKSAETSTNFQHTVKGLQAYAERLTVPKSDVFMTALLVVAIVIAAIAVGILLVKVILELWALFGSFPQSLTGFRKHYWGSIARTITSLILILYGIWVLYCIFQFTHGDSWAAKTLAGVTLAIFTGILAFFSWKIWIVASKLKEAEGDASGLYEDKKIWVKYSLFYESYKKDYWWVFVPAIVYMFVKGCALAVADGHGLAQTIAQLVIEGLMLIMLLWSRPYERKSGNIINIVIAVVRVLSVACILIFVEEFGIRQTTQTVAGVALIAVQSALTGVLAILIAWNAINACCKANPHRKRRKEMEAIQRDMDNLTPLDARNSLLLDRPKPDTQGSMFPVTAGRDFKEKSPLGNGDPGRFYPLRDGLQPPPAPSGGPLYRPLTPTRPHDTQTLLDGAAPIALGGRQPLLPTVEREYPGVYGRAYDNGYGGYGNGGYRG; from the exons ATGGGTCACTCACGCTCGGGTTGGAGTTTCTGGAAAGGGTCGATCATTGCTGGAACCCTGGCATCCCACGCATGGGCAGGTCAGATCCTCAAAACGGACGGTTTCAGTGACTGCGGCCACGACTCCACCATAAAGGTCGACAAGGTCGACATCAGATACAACAATGACAACAAGACCGTCATATTCGATGTCGCCGGCTCCAGCGCCAAGGAGCAAAACGTCACCGCCCTTCTCAACGTGACCGCCTACGGAAACCAAGTGTACTCCAACAAGTTCAATCCATGCGACAAGGGCACCTTTGTCCAGCAGCTGTGCCCCGTGCCAGCTGGCACCTTTGCCGCCCGTGGGAACCAGCAAATTCCCCCTCAGTTCGCCGACATGGTCCCCAGCATCGCCTTCCAGGTTCCCGATATCGCGGCTCAAGCGACCCTTCAACTGCTAagcctcgatggcggcaaCAAGGTCGCCTGCATCCAATCCCAGGTGTCCAACGGCAAGACCGCCAACGTTCCGGCGGTGCAGTACGTTGCCGCTGGAGTTGCCGGCGCTGCTTTGCTGGTGACGGGCGTCtccgccgttggcgccgtgctgTCCGGAGGCGGTGCCGCTTCAGGGGCCGGAGCCGGTACAGTCTCTCCCAGCTTCACCGAAGTCGCGGGTTGGTTCCAGGGCATGGCCATGAACGGCATGCTGTCCGTCAACTACCCTCCCATCTACCGCAGCTTCGCCAAGAACTTTGCCTTTTCTACCGGCTTGATTCCTTGGGCTGGCCTGCAGTCCTCCATCGATAGCTTCCGCGCTAAGACCGGCGGCAACCTGACCGAGGACAATGTCGAGTTCCTCAAGAATGCGACATTGATCTACCCGGACGGCTCAACCGTCAGTCCCAACCAGGGCTTCTTCAAGTTCAAGAGAGCCATGGGTGAGCTTGCCACCCTGGTGGTCCGCGAGATCGAGACGTCGGTCAACAAGTCGAGCCCGGCCAACAACGACAAGTCCGCCGAGACGTCGACCAATTTCCAGCATACCGTCAAGGGACTCCAGGCCTACGCCGAGCGGCTCACTGTCCCCAAGTCGGACGTGTTCATGACCGCCCTTCTTGTCgtggccatcgtcatcgccgccattgccgtCGGCATCCTGCTGGTCAAGGTTATCCTGGAGCTCTGGGCACTGTTTGGAAGCTTTCCCCAATCACTCACCGGCTTCCGCAAACATTACTGGGGCTCCATCGCCCGCACCATCACCTCACTAATTCTCATCTTGTACGGCATCTGGGTGCTTTACTGTATATTCCAGTTCACGCATGGCGACTCGTGGGCCGCAAAGACCCTCGCCGGAGTTACGCTGGCCATCTTCACTGGAATCCTGGCTTTTTTCTCGTGGAAAATCTGGATTGTGGCCAGCAAGCTCAAGGAAGCAGAAGGCGACGCCAGTGGGCTGTAcgaggacaagaagatcTGGGTCAAGTACTCGCTCTTCTACGAGTCTTACAAGAAGGACTATTGGTGGGTGTTTGTGCCCGCTATTGTCTACATGTTTGTCAAGGGTTGtgcgctggccgtcgcggacggCCACGGCTTGGCTCAGACTATAGCGCAGCTGGTCATTGAGGGTCTGATGCTCATCATGCTCCTCTGGAGCAGGCCCTACGAGCGAAAGTCTGGCAACATCATTAACATTGTCATTGCCGTCGTCCGCGTTCTGTCGGTCGCGTGCATTCTCATCTTCGTCGAGGAGTTTGGCATCCGGCAGACCACGCAGACggtggccggcgtcgccttgATCGCTGTCCAGTCGGCCCTGACGGGCGTCTTGGCCATCCTCATTGCTTGGAACGCCATCAATGCTTGCTGCAAAGCTAATCCGCACCGCAAACGCAGAAAGGAGATGG AGGCCATCCAGCGCGACATGGACAACCTCACTCCCCTCGACGCGCGCAACTCCCTGCTGCTCGATCGCCCCAAGCCCGACACGCAAGGATCCATGTTTCCAGTCACGGCTGGCAGAGACTTCAAGGAGAAATCGCCGCTCGGAAACGGCGACCCCGGGCGCTTCTACCCCCTGCGGGATGGGTTGCAACCGCCCCCAGCGCCATCGGGCGGGCCGCTGTACCGGCCCCTTACGCCGACGAGACCGCACGACACGCAGacgctcctcgacggcgccgcgccaatAGCCCTGGGGGGCcggcagccgctgctgccgacaGTCGAGAGGGAATACCCGGGCGTGTACGGCAGGGCGTACGATAATGGATACGGCGGGTACGGAAACGGAGGATACAGAGGGTAG
- a CDS encoding uncharacterized protein (COG:S~EggNog:ENOG503P1ZX) — MRLLNATTFELALFSDDQIPPYAILSHTWAEEEASFESLSGVGAAAAAGVASRARQPRGWAKITQSCAAARALGLDYIWVDTCCIDKGSSAELSEAINSMFRWYRQASVCIAYLADVFGVDVDGVADGEDTTRRGGSGGGRGVCFKRSRWFTRGWTLQELIAPCEVLFYGADWASLGTRASLRKLIKEATGIPEQLLAAARGGDAAAVDAFSVAQRMSWAAARVTTRPEDVAYCLLGLFDINMPLLYGEGPAKAFKRLQEEIIKSTDDESLYAWRCGPQSLPGRCFWGLLAESPAAFGNYGHLLPVRSRYLSRRRARKTVTVTNRGLTLDLSLTPFPNDRSGTIYLAFLDCDVRREGSTSTLVPAILLQRIAWDSDADFTRIRPDILALSMMNVIVLPDEISLKMGLGPGDQSAAVAEPKAQQISIPHKCTAALPPSGILFDPQVHHTGNMPDQVTVEVTSRSPTWQYFASPTLPNSNELYEINFNLVSVPDVDHLVAPVVFGVLELDISTASADDDGCCLVAGLEPTEPNPFNTQALYFVPWCAFESRRSVVDSSFKHVMDKASRQGREHFVLSHGRRLVATFELDTKYSRLFYRLKISVADGEVVRQRRDRVTAG; from the coding sequence ATGCGGCTGCTCAACGCAACCACCTTTGAGCTTGCCCTCTTCTCCGATGACCAGATCCCCCCGTACGCCATCCTCTCCCACACGTGGGCGGAGGAAGAAGCGTCTTTTGAGTCCCTCTCTGGAgtcggagccgccgccgccgccggcgtcgcgtcgcgcgcccgccagccgcggGGATGGGCCAAGATCACGCagagctgcgccgccgcgcgggccctcggcctcgactaCATCTGGGTCGACACCTGCTGCATAGacaagggcagcagcgcggagCTCTCCGAGGCCATCAACTCCATGTTTCGCTGGTACCGGCAGGCGTCGGTGTGCATCGCCTACCTGGCCGACGTCTTCGGTGTCGATGTCGACGGAGtcgcagacggcgaggacaccacccggcggggagggagcggcggcggccggggcgtcTGCTTCAAGCGCAGCCGCTGGTTCACGCGCGGGTGGACGCTGCAGGAGCTCATCGCGCCGTGCGAGGTGCTCTTCTACGGCGCCGACTGGGCGAGCCTGGGCACCAGGGCCTCGCTGCGCAAGCTCATCAAGGAGGCTACCGGCATCcccgagcagctcctcgcggccgcccggggaggagacgccgccgccgtcgacgccttcTCCGTCGCGCAGCGGATGagctgggccgccgcgcgcgtcaCGACCCGGCCCGAGGACGTGGCCTACTGCCTGCTGGGCCTCTTCGACATCAACATGCCGCTTCTCTACGGCGAGGGGCCTGCCAAGGCCTTCAAGAGGCTTCAGGAGGAGATCATCAAGTCGACAGACGACGAGTCGCTGTATGCGTGGCGCTGCGGGCCCCAGTCGTTGCCCGGACGGTGTTTCTGGGGACTGTTGGCCGAGAGCCCCGCGGCCTTTGGCAACTACGGCCATCTGCTGCCGGTCCGGTCGCGATACCTGTccaggcggcgagccagaAAGACCGTCACCGTGACGAACCGAGGGCTGACGCTGGACCTCTCGCTCACGCCGTTTCCCAATGACCGTTCCGGCACCATATACTTGGCCTTTCTCGACTGCGACGTGCGTAGAGAGGGATCTACGTCGACTCTGGTGCCGGCCATCCTCCTACAAAGGATAGCCTGGGACAGCGATGCCGACTTTACTAGAATTCGACCTGACATCCTGGCACTCTCCATGATGAATGTCATTGTCTTGCCCGACGAGATTTCTCTCAAAATGGGTCTCGGCCCTGGCGACCAGAGTGCGGCCGTGGCAGAGCCTAAAGCACAGCAAATATCTATCCCTCACAAATGTACGGCGGCCCTTCCCCCGAGCGGTATACTATTCGACCCTCAAGTGCACCACACGGGCAACATGCCCGATCAAGTAACAGTGGAGGTGACATCTCGGTCTCCGACCTGGCAGTACTTTGCCAGCCCGACGTTGCCCAACTCGAACGAGCTCTATGAAATCAACTTCAACCTTGTCTCCGTGCCCGACGTCGACCACCTCGTAGCACCCGTCGTATTCGGTGTCTTGGAGCTGGACATCAGCACGGCTTCggcggatgacgacgggTGCTGTCTTGTCGCAGGGCTCGAGCCGACGGAGCCGAACCCGTTCAACACACAGGCACTGTATTTTGTGCCTTGGTGCGCGTTTGAATCGCGGCGAAGCGTTGTCGACTCGAGTTTCAAGCATGTCATGGACAAGGCCTCGAGGCAGGGCCGCGAGCATTTCGTCTTGAGCCACGGACGCCGACTGGTGGCTACATTTGAGCTTGATACAAAGTACTCGAGGCTCTTTTATCGGCTCAAAATCAGTGTAGCCGACGGAGAAGTCGTGCGTCAACGCCGTGATCGAGTGACAGCTGGATAA